A stretch of DNA from Anaerobacillus isosaccharinicus:
TTGAATGGTATTACAAGACAAAAAGTAATTAAACTTGCGAATGAAAATGATTTAACAGTTGTGGAAGAAACTTTTACTCTAAAACAATTAAGAGAAGCTGATGAAGCTTTTATTACTAGTACTACACAAGAAATAACCCCTATCACTTCGGTTTTTGGTGATATTCAAGCTAATTTCACAGTTGGTCCAATCACAAAAGCCTTACAACAATTTTTTAAAGAGTGCGTTGAAAAAGAAGCCATTTAAATGTAGAAAAGGTTTAGCATCTACTTACATCTACCAATAGGTAAACTAACCTATACGGTATAGTAAGTAGAGCCAAACCTTTTATTTTTTAAAATTCCATTCATCACTCGCATAACGTTTTACAACTAATTCGTGGACGTAACTAATTTCTTCTTTAGATAACTCATAAGGGATCAAATTAATATCTAATCCCTGTTCAAAACCGGTTTTAAAGGCGGATTCCGCTTCTTCGATTGAAATTTCTCTATTACTTAACTCATTAATTGCCACAGCTTTTTTACTAAAACCTTTTAACATTCGTTCACGGACCCTTTCATTTGGAAATTTAAATAAGTCAAATAGCTTTTCTTCATCTAATTCCAAAATGATTGAGCCATGTTGCAAAATCACATTTTTTTGCCTAGTCTGAGCACTCCCAGCAACTTTCCTACCTTCTACTACTAGCTCATACCATGATGGTGCGTCAAAACAAACTGCAGAACGGGGACTTTTTAAAAGATCTTGTTCTTCTTTCGTTTTCGGTACTGCAAAATACGCATCAAGACCTAAATTCTTAAAACCATGAAGAACCCCTTCGGAGATAACTCGGTAAGCTTCCGTAACCCCTTTAGGCATCATAGCATGATCTTCTGAAACAATAACGCTATATGTAAGTTCATGCTCGTGAAGAACGCCTCTACCACCAGTAGGTCTACGAACAAAACCTAAACCATATTTTTGAACCGCTTCTAAATTAATTTCCTTTTCAACCTTTTGAAAATAACCAATAGATAATGTTGCAGGTTCCCAACCATAAAAACGAATAGTAGGCTTAATTTTCCCTTGACTATGCCACTCTAGTAAAGCTTCGTCTAATGCCATATTAAAGGCTGCTGAACATTTACCAGAGTTAATAAAATTCCAAGTTTCTTTCATTAGTTTCCTCTTTCTTGAAAGTATTGATATACTATAATTTATAGTACACAAGATATGACTGTCAAACAATCTGAATTGCCTTTATCCTTGAATATTCAATGGGTATCATTTATATTTGATAATATATTAGAATGACGTTTCATAATACTTTTTAAAGCGCCACTAAGCACTTCAAGTTGAGTAATCCAAGCTCACCTTAAAGTTTCTTGCTGGCTACTTTAGTGTACTATGAAAATCACTCATTAATATCTATTTTGTGTAATTTTAAGGGAATGTTATTACATAGTGACTAGCAAAAGGAGTTGGAGTAAGTAATGAATTGGGTTTTAGGTATTATGACAGCAGTACTCGTTTTTTTAATTGTGAGAAGGTTTATTAAACCTAAATACTTAAAGGATCTTCATGAAGAAGAGTTTCGTCAAGGCTACCGAAAAGCACAACTTATTGATGTAAGGGAACAAAGAGAGTTTGAAACAGGTCATATCTTAGGGGCTAGAAACATCCCTTTATCACAAATCCGCCAAAGAGCAGCAGAAATTAGACCAGACAAGCCTGTTTATTTGTACTGTCAATCAGGATCAAGAAGTATCCGGGCTGCAGAATTTCTAAAGAAAAAACACGGTTGTGAAGACTTAACTCATTTAAAGGGCGGCTTTCGCAAATGGTCAGGTAAAATAAAAAAATAGAAAACTTTAGGAACTTTCTCTCCCAAAGTTTTAAAAAAAGAAGTTTCCCGCACTTTACGGAAAACTTCTTTTTTGCATTTATTATTGCTTTTCATATTTTAAAATTGGCTTCCTCGCTGCAGTCGTTTCATCAAGGCGTCCAATTACGGTATGATGTGGAGCTTCTTGAACGATCTCTGGATTCTCTTCAGCTTCTTTAGCGATTTGGATCATAACATCGATAAACTCATCTAAAGTTTCTTTTGTTTCTGTTTCAGTTGGCTCAATCATTAGACATTCTTCAACGTTTAACGGGAAGTAGATAGTTGGTGGGTGATACCCAAAGTCTAACAGACGTTTAGCCATATCCAATGTTCTAACTCCAAGTTTCTTTTGACGTTTTCCTGAAAGAACAAACTCATGCTTACAATGCTGTGTATATGGAGCATCAAAGTATGGTTGTAAGCGTCTAAACATGTAGTTTGCATTTAAAACTGCGTCTTCTGAAACCTTACGAAGTCCATCTGGCCCCATTGTGCGAATATACGTATAGGCACGGACATTAATACCGAAATTTCCGTAAAACGGTTTTACACGTCCAATTGTTTCAGGACGATCGTAATCAAAGAAATAGCGATCTCCGTCTTTTGCAATCACTGGTTTAGGTAAAAACGGAATTAAATCCTTTTTCACCCCAACAGGTCCTGATCCCGGTCCACCACCACCGTGTGGGCCAGTAAATGTTTTATGAAGATTTAAGTGAACAACGTCAAAGCCCATATCTCCAGGGCGAGCGATACCTAAAATTGCATTCGAATTAGCACCATCATAATAAAGCTTTCCACCCGCACTATGAATAATTTCAGCCATCTCTACAATATTTTCTTCGAACAACCCAAGTGTATTTGGATTTGTTAGCATTAATGCAGCTGTATCTTCACCGACTACTTCGCGAAGATGTTCTAAATCAACTAGTCCTTTTTCGTTAGAACGGACAGTAATCGTCTCAAACCCTGCTACTGTAGCTGATGCTGGATTTGTACCATGAGCAGAATCTGGCACTATGACTTTTGTTCGGTGGAAATCACCATTCTTTTCATGAAATGCACGGATTAACATTAACCCAGTCCATTCGCCATGAGCCCCTGCTGCTGGTTGTAACGTAACTTCATCCATTCCAGTTATTTCTTCTAGTGAAATTTGTAGATCATACAATAATTCAAGTGCCCCTTGAACAGTGCTTTCATCTTGTAAAGGATGAATATGAGAGAATCCAGCCATTCTTGCAATATCTTCATTAATTTTTGGATTATACTTCATTGTACATGATCCTAGCGGATAAAAACCTGAATCAACACCGTGATTACGGTTTGAAAGAGCCGTATAGTGTCGAATTAACTGAAGCTCTGAAACTTCAGGTAATTCTGGCTCTTCTTCTCTAATAAAGCCAGATGGGAGTACATCAGTTAAATCCATTTCTGGAACATCTAACGCTGGTAGACTGTAGCTAATTCTTCCAAATTTACTTTGTTCAAAAATTAACGGTTGATTTTTCATTATTTTACTCCCTCCAATGCTTCAAGAAGACGATCAATTTCTGCTTTTGTTCTAAGCTCCGTAACAACTAGTAACATGTGGTTTTCTAATTCAGAGTAGTCTCTTCCTAAATCATAGCCTCCAATAATCCCCTGTTGAAATAACATTTCGTTTACTTCTTTTACAGGTTTTGTAAGCTTAATAACAAACTCATTGAAAATAGCATTTTTTGCAAACGAGACTGTAAATCCTTTTTCAATGAAAGCTTTCTTAGCATAGTTTGCTTTTTGGATATTTTGCAGTGCCATCTCTTTCACGCCAGCTTTCCCCAGAGCTGTCATAGCAACAGATGCCGCTAAGGCATTAAGAGCTTGATTTGAGCAGATATTTGAAGTAGCTTTATCACGACGAATATGTTGTTCACGAGCCTGAAGAGTCAGTACAAAACCTCGTTGCCCTTTATCGTCAGTTGTTTGTCCGACTAGACGACCTGGAACTTTACGCATAAGTTTAGTTGTCGTTGCAAAATAACCGCAATGAGGACCACCAAATTGTTGTGGAATTCCAAATGGTTGAGCATCTCCTACAACGATATCAGCCCCAAATTTCCCTGGCGGCTTGAGAGCTCCCAAAGCTAATGGATTACTTGCTACTACAAATAAACCTTTTTTCGAGTGAGCAACTTCCTCAATCTCCGCTAAATTTTCAATGTTTCCAAAGAAATTAGGGTATTGAACAACAACACAAGCAGTATCCTCATCATACTTCCCTCTAAGATCGTCTAAATTCGTTACACCATTTTCTATATCAATCTCAACGACTGTTAGATTTTGTCCTTTAGCATTTGTCTTTAAAACATCTCTAGCTTCTGGATGCACTGCTTTAGATACAAGGATCGTCTTTTTCTTTGTTTGTCCTGCACTCATCATTGCTGCCTCAGCAAGAGCAGTATGACCATCATACATGGATGAGTTTGCAAGATCCATTCCTGTTAATTCACTAATCATTGTTTGAAATTCAAAGATAGCTTGAAGCTCACCCTGAGAAATTTCTGGCTGATACGGCGTATACGCCGTATAAAATTCTGATCTAGAAATAATGTGGTCAACTACTGAAGGTATGTAATGCTCATACACACCAGCCCCTAAAAATGATGTGTAATCTTGAGTATTCGCATTTCTACTTGCCATTCTTCCTAACTCTTTTACAGTATCTGGCTCAGAAAGTGCTACTTTTAAATTCATTTCCCCTTTAAAGCGTACTTTTTCAGGGATATCAGCAAACAATTCTTCAACAGATTTGACACCAATCGTCTCCATCATTTCTTGCTTGTCTTGCTCGGTCACTGGCAAATAACGAAATTTCAATGTACTTCCCCCTTAAATTTAATTGTATTAAGCGCGTTTATAAAACGGTGTTTTTACAACTTGAGCCTTTAATCGTTTTTTCCTTACTTGAACTTCAACAATCGTATTTAATGGCGTAAATTCAATGTCTAATAAAGCAAGACCAACATTTTTCTTAAGTGTTGGTGATTGAGTTCCACTCGTAATCACCCCAACTTGTGTTTCTCCAACAAACACTTCATAGCCTGTTCTTGGAATACCTTTATCAATCATTTCAAGACCAACAATCTTTTTTTGTAACCCTTGTTCTTTTTGCATTTTTAACGTTTCTTTACCAAAGAAATCACTTTCCTTATCAACTTTAACCGCAAAACCGATGCCCGCTTCAATTGGAGTAATTTCTTTCGTCAACTCTTGACCGTATAAAGGAAGCCTTGCTTCAAAACGGAGCGTGTCCCTTGATCCAAGACCACAAGCTAATAACTCTTCAGCTTTTCCAGCTTCCATTATTTTTCTCCATAAAGATACGGCATCTTCTCGATTACAATAAATTTCAAAGCCATCTTCACCAGTATAGCCAGTTCTTGAAACTAATGCTTTTGCACCTTGGATGTCTACACCATCTTGAAATTTAAAAAAGGTAATTTCTGAAAGATTTGTTATTGTTAATTTTTGTAATATTTTTTCAGCTAGCGGACCTTGTATCGCAAGTTGCGCTACCTCATCAGAAATATTTGTAAGCTCCACACCTTCGACTAAATGCGAATTCATCCACTCAAAATCTTTCTCAATGTTCGATGCATTAACAACAATTAAGTAATCGTGATCAGTCTTTTTATAAATAATTAAATCATCGACAGTTCCACCGTCAGCATAGCACATTGCTGTATATTGAGCAGAACCCTCTTTTAGTTTAGTCACATCATTTGTTATTAATCGTTGTAAATATTGTTCAGCCATTGGGCCTTTAACAGTAAACTCGCCCATATGAGAAACATCAAACAGACCAGCTCTTTCCCTAACAGCTTCATGTTCTTCTTTAATGCTACTAAATTGAACAGGAAGGTCCCAACCGCCAAAGTCAATTGTTTTCCCACCATACTCCCCATAAATTTCAAAAAGTGGTGTTCTTTTTAAGACACTCATTAAATTACCTCCATTTTAATAAATTCATTAAACTAAAAAAGGACAGAGAAATACACCCTATGTGTATTTCTCTGTCCTTAAACCAGAAAGTTTATTCCTAAAAACTAAACTAGGAATTTTCCTCGTGGGTGGTCTGTAAATTAATCAATAAAAAATTAGCTTGCCTCAAAGTAGCATAGGCTATAGTTTATTAAAAGATTAAAGACACTCTCCAGAGTTGCGTCAAACAAGAGTCTTTTTGCCTGAGAGATTCACGGATTCGCTTGCTCCTTCGGCGCTGCAGAAAAGCTTTGCTCAGCTTCTGTTTTTACGGGTTGTGAAACTCGCAAATGTATTGCAGTCTCTCCTCATGTTTTCATTCGCTTTTATTATATTGTTAGATTTACTCATGTTTTTCTTCTTCTTTGTCCATACTAAACAATATGAATAGATGAAAAACACCCTTATTCCTATCCTATCATTACCTAAGTTTAATTGGCAATCATTATTTTAAAAACCATAGAGAGGATCGGTGTCCATGAATATTACGATTAATTTTGATTCTTCATGGAAAGAAGGATTGCTAAAAAAAATGGAAGATGATGGCCCTTGGTCAAGTTGGGAGTTATATAAACTTGCTATGGAAGCAGAAAAAAATTTAACAATTAGTGAATTTTCTGGTCTTGTGGCCCCTACTCACCTCCCTAACTTAACCATTTTTCCGCATCAATTAGAGGTTGCTAAAAAAGTCATTGAAGAAATGAATGGAAAAGCAATATTAGCTGATGAAGTTGGATTAGGGAAGACGATCGAAGCAGGACTAATCTTAAAAGAATATATGATTCGAGGGCTCGTTAAAAAAGCATTAATTTTAGTTCCTGCATCACTTGTTTCCCAATGGGCACAAGAATTAAACCAAAAGTTTTATATACCGGCAGTACCGCAGCGTAAAACGTACGTTTGGGAACAATGCGATGTTGTCGTTGCCTCAATTGATACAGCCAAACGTAACCCACATCGGGATATTGTTCTTAAACAAAACTATGACCTCATTATTATTGATGAAGCTCATAAACTTAAAAACAAAAAAACAAAAAACTATGAGTTTATTCAAACCTTAAAGAAGAAGTTTTGTTTACTTTTAACGGCTACCCCTGTTCAAAATAAACTAGAAGAAATCTTTAACCTTGTCTCGCTTTTGAAACCTGGGCATTTAGGGGATGAAGAAAGTTTCGACACTGATTTCCGTTCTAATGAACGATCCCCAAAAAATAGCGAAAAGCTGCGTGAGCTAGTTAACAAAGTAATGGTAAGAAATCGGCGTGAGGATACTGGAATTGAGTGGACAAAACGAATCGTTGAAACCATTACAATTCCCTTTTCTAAGGAAGAACAAGAATTATATGATGCTATTACAGCTTTAAAAGGAAATAGTTTAAACGGAGAAGATCCAATTATAAAAAACCACTTTTCTCTCTTAACATTACAACGAGAAGTATGTAGTAGTCGTGAAGCAGCTTTTTTAACCTTAAAAAATATGACCGAGAAACTTACACACACACCTGAGTTAGTAGAAAAAGTACAATTTCTTTTTAAAAAGATTGAGCAAGTAAAGAGAAATTCAAAAGCTGAAAAAGCGCTAGAACTCATCAAAAACATTAATGATAAAGTCATTATTTTTACTGAGTATCGTGCAACACAGCTTTATTTACAATGGTTTTTCAATCAACATGGGATTAGTTCCGTTCCATTTCGTGGTGGCTTTAAACGTGGAAAAAAAGATTGGATGAAGCAACTATTTAAGGATCGGGCACAAGTACTTATTGCTACTGAAGCAGGTGGTGAAGGGATTAACCTTCAATTTTGTCACCACATCATTAATTATGATCTCCCGTGGAATCCGATGCGGATCGAGCAACGAATTGGACGTATTCACCGTTTAGGTCAAGAGAAAGATGTCCACATTTATAATTTTGCTACTGAAAATACAATAGAACAACACATTTTATCGCTACTATATGATAAAATCCGGCTTTTTGAACGCGTAATCGGCGAATTAGATGACATTTTAACTAAGTTAGATTTAAACAATATTGAAGATCATATTTCTGACATTCTCATTAATTCACAAAGTGACGGGGAGATTAAAGTGAAAATGAATCATCTCGGCGAACTAATAAAATTAAATGAGGGAGCGACACAAAGAAATGCAGCAGCAGGACATTCATAATTTTTTAGAACGTTATTTTACAGCAAATGAAAGTCCCATTCTTGAAAATAGTGACGGTTATCTTCACGTACAGCTCTCGATTGATTTAGATAAAATCTTAATGAACCGCCCATTTTACTGGCACTATTTAGAGAAAACAGGTGGTACTCCAAATCCGATGGAAATGGCCCTTATTACCGATCCTGAAAAATGCAGTGAAGACAAAAAAGGCGAGCAAGTTCATTTTGGCTCGCCTAGACTTCATCAAATTTTTCAATCAGTACAACAATTAGGTTCTTACATTAGACTGTTTGAGAATATCCCAACAGAAGAAAGGGTAAACTCAACAGCATTACATCCTTGGCTATGCCTAAATACGAAAATTTCATACCAATGTGATCGAAAAAAAGATATCCTCTTTTCATTAGGTCTTAATTTAATTACTGGAGAAGTAAAAGATCAGTTTCACAATTCGTTGTTATCTAAATCACTTACACCTAAGATCCCTGATTTTTGTTTTACTTTATCTCCTTTAATTACAATAAACAGTGGACTTGGCAGACTTGAAAATGTTGTACGTACAATTATATTAGGTGACAACCACCAGTGGGCTGAGGATGCCCATTCTCGTTGGAAGCAAGATTTAAGACTATTGGAAACTTTTTACGAGGATTTAAATGAAAAGCCTGAGAGCTACTATTTAGAAATTGAAGCTTTAAAAGACCAATATGAACCTAAAATTAATGTCAATATTATTAACGGCGGTGTTTTTTACTTGAGTGAATTTCATAATTACCAAAATCGAGCCATATCAAACTAAGTATCTTAATGGCGATAATACGGAATTATGGAATCTTTTTTGAAAGGTATAGTCATAAAAAAGAGTGACCAAATGTTTACCCCATTAAAGGAAAACAAATCGTCACTCTTTTCACGAGACTGCTGAAATTATAAGCATTTTAAAGTTCTCACACTGAAATTAAAAAGATTAGGAAGTGTTCAAATCACATTTCCTAATCTTTTTTGTATTTTGGCTCTTTAAGAGTAAATTAATGGGCTATTACTAACCCATTAACGTGATAATTCGTTTCATATTCACTACGAAGATGGTTGTTGCACTTTGTATGTGCATACCTAAGAGACCATGGGAATGACTTTTTTTAAACCCATGGCGATTCTTTAGCTCTGCGTTCTTAGCCTCGATCATATACCTATTTTTCGCTAACTCTTTGAACTCTTCTGTTTCCTGATAGAGTTGGTGTTCCTCATGAAATTTATCCTTCTTCAAAGTTACGGTATATGTTTTACTTGCAGATCCTTCTTTATAACAGCCTTCTCTTAGTGGACATACCTTACATTTCTCAATATCAAAGTAATGGGTTTCTCGTAATACGGTTCCTTCCGTTGCGTGTTTTTTCTTCCCATGTAAAGCTTTTTTAATTGCCATATGCCCTGCTGTACATACATATCGCCCAGCATCCTTATTGTAATCAAATTCACCTGTTGCCCTTTTAGTGCCCTCTGATACAGTTTTACTTAATTTCGATACTAACTTAATTTCTTTTTCTTTTGTATATTCAATCATATCTTTCTCAGAGTAAGCTCCGTCGCCAATGAATGCTTTCACTTCAATTCCATTTTCAATTGATTTCTCAATTAATTCTTTTGCCT
This window harbors:
- the gcvPB gene encoding aminomethyl-transferring glycine dehydrogenase subunit GcvPB translates to MKNQPLIFEQSKFGRISYSLPALDVPEMDLTDVLPSGFIREEEPELPEVSELQLIRHYTALSNRNHGVDSGFYPLGSCTMKYNPKINEDIARMAGFSHIHPLQDESTVQGALELLYDLQISLEEITGMDEVTLQPAAGAHGEWTGLMLIRAFHEKNGDFHRTKVIVPDSAHGTNPASATVAGFETITVRSNEKGLVDLEHLREVVGEDTAALMLTNPNTLGLFEENIVEMAEIIHSAGGKLYYDGANSNAILGIARPGDMGFDVVHLNLHKTFTGPHGGGGPGSGPVGVKKDLIPFLPKPVIAKDGDRYFFDYDRPETIGRVKPFYGNFGINVRAYTYIRTMGPDGLRKVSEDAVLNANYMFRRLQPYFDAPYTQHCKHEFVLSGKRQKKLGVRTLDMAKRLLDFGYHPPTIYFPLNVEECLMIEPTETETKETLDEFIDVMIQIAKEAEENPEIVQEAPHHTVIGRLDETTAARKPILKYEKQ
- a CDS encoding rhodanese-like domain-containing protein, encoding MNWVLGIMTAVLVFLIVRRFIKPKYLKDLHEEEFRQGYRKAQLIDVREQREFETGHILGARNIPLSQIRQRAAEIRPDKPVYLYCQSGSRSIRAAEFLKKKHGCEDLTHLKGGFRKWSGKIKK
- a CDS encoding DEAD/DEAH box helicase, coding for MNITINFDSSWKEGLLKKMEDDGPWSSWELYKLAMEAEKNLTISEFSGLVAPTHLPNLTIFPHQLEVAKKVIEEMNGKAILADEVGLGKTIEAGLILKEYMIRGLVKKALILVPASLVSQWAQELNQKFYIPAVPQRKTYVWEQCDVVVASIDTAKRNPHRDIVLKQNYDLIIIDEAHKLKNKKTKNYEFIQTLKKKFCLLLTATPVQNKLEEIFNLVSLLKPGHLGDEESFDTDFRSNERSPKNSEKLRELVNKVMVRNRREDTGIEWTKRIVETITIPFSKEEQELYDAITALKGNSLNGEDPIIKNHFSLLTLQREVCSSREAAFLTLKNMTEKLTHTPELVEKVQFLFKKIEQVKRNSKAEKALELIKNINDKVIIFTEYRATQLYLQWFFNQHGISSVPFRGGFKRGKKDWMKQLFKDRAQVLIATEAGGEGINLQFCHHIINYDLPWNPMRIEQRIGRIHRLGQEKDVHIYNFATENTIEQHILSLLYDKIRLFERVIGELDDILTKLDLNNIEDHISDILINSQSDGEIKVKMNHLGELIKLNEGATQRNAAAGHS
- the gcvT gene encoding glycine cleavage system aminomethyltransferase GcvT — translated: MSVLKRTPLFEIYGEYGGKTIDFGGWDLPVQFSSIKEEHEAVRERAGLFDVSHMGEFTVKGPMAEQYLQRLITNDVTKLKEGSAQYTAMCYADGGTVDDLIIYKKTDHDYLIVVNASNIEKDFEWMNSHLVEGVELTNISDEVAQLAIQGPLAEKILQKLTITNLSEITFFKFQDGVDIQGAKALVSRTGYTGEDGFEIYCNREDAVSLWRKIMEAGKAEELLACGLGSRDTLRFEARLPLYGQELTKEITPIEAGIGFAVKVDKESDFFGKETLKMQKEQGLQKKIVGLEMIDKGIPRTGYEVFVGETQVGVITSGTQSPTLKKNVGLALLDIEFTPLNTIVEVQVRKKRLKAQVVKTPFYKRA
- a CDS encoding lipoate--protein ligase family protein, which translates into the protein MKETWNFINSGKCSAAFNMALDEALLEWHSQGKIKPTIRFYGWEPATLSIGYFQKVEKEINLEAVQKYGLGFVRRPTGGRGVLHEHELTYSVIVSEDHAMMPKGVTEAYRVISEGVLHGFKNLGLDAYFAVPKTKEEQDLLKSPRSAVCFDAPSWYELVVEGRKVAGSAQTRQKNVILQHGSIILELDEEKLFDLFKFPNERVRERMLKGFSKKAVAINELSNREISIEEAESAFKTGFEQGLDINLIPYELSKEEISYVHELVVKRYASDEWNFKK
- a CDS encoding YqhG family protein, which translates into the protein MQQQDIHNFLERYFTANESPILENSDGYLHVQLSIDLDKILMNRPFYWHYLEKTGGTPNPMEMALITDPEKCSEDKKGEQVHFGSPRLHQIFQSVQQLGSYIRLFENIPTEERVNSTALHPWLCLNTKISYQCDRKKDILFSLGLNLITGEVKDQFHNSLLSKSLTPKIPDFCFTLSPLITINSGLGRLENVVRTIILGDNHQWAEDAHSRWKQDLRLLETFYEDLNEKPESYYLEIEALKDQYEPKINVNIINGGVFYLSEFHNYQNRAISN
- the gcvPA gene encoding aminomethyl-transferring glycine dehydrogenase subunit GcvPA, translating into MKFRYLPVTEQDKQEMMETIGVKSVEELFADIPEKVRFKGEMNLKVALSEPDTVKELGRMASRNANTQDYTSFLGAGVYEHYIPSVVDHIISRSEFYTAYTPYQPEISQGELQAIFEFQTMISELTGMDLANSSMYDGHTALAEAAMMSAGQTKKKTILVSKAVHPEARDVLKTNAKGQNLTVVEIDIENGVTNLDDLRGKYDEDTACVVVQYPNFFGNIENLAEIEEVAHSKKGLFVVASNPLALGALKPPGKFGADIVVGDAQPFGIPQQFGGPHCGYFATTTKLMRKVPGRLVGQTTDDKGQRGFVLTLQAREQHIRRDKATSNICSNQALNALAASVAMTALGKAGVKEMALQNIQKANYAKKAFIEKGFTVSFAKNAIFNEFVIKLTKPVKEVNEMLFQQGIIGGYDLGRDYSELENHMLLVVTELRTKAEIDRLLEALEGVK